In a single window of the Rhizobium tropici CIAT 899 genome:
- a CDS encoding sarcosine oxidase subunit alpha family protein, with the protein MSSYRLSSGGRIDRSKTIAFSFDGRSLEGHPGDTLASALLANGIQLVGRSFKYHRPRGILTAGAAEPNALVTTGTGGRTEANSRATMIELHDGLIARSQNRWPSLNFDVGAVNGLLSPFLSAGFYYKTFMWPAAFWEKVYEPLIRKAAGLGKASYEADPDSYEKCWAHCDLLVIGAGPAGLAAALTAGRAGARVILADEGFALGGSLLLERNSPLKDMLDELDSLPNVQRMPRTTVIGWYDDNVFGAVERVQKHVAAPDRRQPVERLWRIIAKQAILATGAEERPLVFGGNDIPGVMMASAMRSYLNRQAVAPGKRTVVFTTNSSGYRTAADLEAAGVDVVAIVDTRAAGEHWGGKARVLTGACVLDAVGTKQVRGVKIASGSGTHEIDADALAMSGGWSPIIHLACHRGARPVWSERHAAFLAPERQEGLLIAGSASGPASTDSCLGDGAIKAAEALETIGFGKIAPAFASAAEEVPAVAARLWHIKGSKGKAFVDYQNDVNLKDLGLAVREGYGDVELAKRYTTNGMATDQGKLSNINAIGILAEARGVSPAEVGTSTFRPFYTPVSFGALTGTSRAKHFQPARKSPLHEWAKKNGAVFVETGLWYRSSWFPRDGEKTWRESVDREVLNIRKNAGICDVSTLGKIEIFGKDAATFLDRIYCNGFAKLSVGKARYGIMLREDGMIYDDGTTSRLSEDHFFMTTTTALAAGVLTHLEFCAQTLWPELEVYFASSTDQWAQMAVAGPNSRTILSEIVDDDISDAAFPFMSARAVSLFGGKLEGRLFRISFSGELAYELGVPAAYGEFVADAIMQAGRKHGICAYGAEALGVMRIEKGHVTHAEINGTVTPGDLGFGRMVSTTKPDFIGKAMLAREGLQAPDRPRLVGVKPLDPATSFRTGAHILAEGAAATLENDQGYVTSSAFSPNLGHTIGLALIKNGPERIGEKIVVWNGLRNEYTDAVICSPVFIDPQNEKLHA; encoded by the coding sequence ATGAGCAGCTATCGCCTTTCCTCCGGCGGTCGGATCGACCGCTCCAAAACCATTGCCTTCAGCTTCGACGGCAGGAGCCTGGAGGGCCATCCCGGCGACACGCTTGCGTCCGCCCTCCTCGCCAACGGCATCCAGCTTGTCGGCCGCAGCTTCAAATATCATCGCCCGCGCGGCATACTGACGGCGGGTGCCGCCGAACCCAATGCGCTCGTCACGACCGGCACGGGCGGCCGCACCGAGGCCAACAGCCGTGCCACGATGATCGAACTTCACGACGGGCTGATCGCCCGCAGCCAGAACCGCTGGCCTTCGCTCAATTTCGATGTCGGCGCCGTCAACGGCCTGCTCTCACCCTTCCTGAGCGCCGGCTTCTATTACAAGACCTTCATGTGGCCTGCCGCCTTCTGGGAGAAAGTCTATGAGCCGCTGATCCGCAAGGCAGCCGGCCTCGGCAAGGCGTCCTATGAGGCAGATCCCGATTCCTATGAAAAGTGCTGGGCGCATTGCGACCTGCTCGTGATCGGCGCTGGGCCTGCAGGTCTTGCCGCGGCGCTGACGGCGGGACGCGCCGGAGCGCGTGTCATTCTCGCGGACGAAGGCTTTGCTCTCGGCGGCAGTTTGCTCTTGGAGCGCAACTCGCCGCTGAAGGACATGTTGGACGAACTCGATAGCCTGCCGAACGTGCAACGCATGCCGCGCACGACTGTTATCGGCTGGTATGACGATAACGTCTTCGGTGCGGTCGAGCGCGTCCAGAAGCATGTGGCTGCGCCCGACCGGCGCCAGCCGGTCGAACGCCTGTGGCGCATCATCGCCAAGCAAGCGATCCTTGCGACCGGCGCCGAGGAACGACCGCTTGTCTTTGGCGGCAACGATATTCCAGGCGTGATGATGGCAAGCGCCATGCGCAGCTACCTGAACCGTCAAGCTGTTGCTCCCGGCAAGCGCACGGTGGTCTTCACGACCAACAGTTCCGGCTACCGGACCGCCGCCGACCTCGAGGCCGCGGGCGTCGACGTGGTCGCCATCGTCGATACGCGCGCCGCAGGTGAACACTGGGGCGGCAAGGCGCGGGTGCTGACCGGTGCTTGCGTCCTCGATGCGGTCGGCACCAAGCAGGTCCGCGGGGTCAAGATTGCGAGCGGTTCGGGCACTCATGAGATCGATGCGGACGCTTTGGCCATGTCCGGCGGGTGGAGCCCGATCATCCATCTTGCCTGTCATCGCGGCGCAAGGCCGGTATGGTCCGAACGCCATGCAGCCTTCCTTGCGCCCGAAAGACAGGAGGGTTTGTTGATTGCCGGCTCGGCATCCGGTCCTGCCTCCACGGATAGCTGCCTTGGCGACGGAGCAATCAAAGCTGCCGAGGCGCTGGAAACCATCGGCTTTGGAAAGATCGCTCCCGCCTTTGCTTCAGCAGCGGAAGAAGTACCGGCTGTTGCCGCGCGGCTCTGGCATATCAAAGGGAGCAAAGGCAAAGCCTTCGTCGACTACCAGAACGACGTGAACCTGAAAGATCTGGGGCTTGCCGTGCGCGAAGGTTATGGCGATGTCGAGCTTGCCAAGCGCTATACGACCAACGGCATGGCGACCGATCAGGGCAAGCTTTCCAACATCAACGCCATCGGCATTCTGGCCGAGGCCCGCGGCGTCTCGCCGGCCGAAGTCGGGACCTCGACGTTCCGGCCCTTCTATACGCCGGTTTCCTTCGGCGCACTGACAGGTACTTCACGGGCTAAGCACTTTCAACCGGCGCGCAAATCTCCCTTGCATGAATGGGCAAAGAAGAATGGTGCAGTCTTCGTCGAGACCGGCCTCTGGTACCGCTCCTCCTGGTTCCCGCGTGACGGCGAGAAGACCTGGCGCGAAAGTGTCGATCGCGAAGTGCTGAATATCCGGAAAAATGCCGGCATCTGCGATGTCTCGACCCTCGGCAAGATCGAGATTTTCGGCAAGGACGCAGCAACCTTTCTCGACCGCATCTATTGCAACGGCTTCGCCAAGCTTTCCGTCGGCAAGGCGCGCTACGGCATCATGCTGCGCGAAGACGGCATGATCTATGACGATGGCACCACCAGCCGCTTGAGCGAAGACCATTTCTTCATGACCACGACGACGGCGCTTGCCGCCGGCGTGCTCACCCATCTGGAGTTCTGTGCCCAGACGCTCTGGCCCGAGCTGGAGGTCTATTTTGCGTCGTCAACCGACCAGTGGGCGCAGATGGCGGTGGCAGGCCCAAATTCCCGCACCATCCTTTCCGAGATTGTCGATGACGACATTTCCGACGCGGCTTTCCCCTTCATGAGCGCACGCGCGGTCTCTCTGTTCGGCGGCAAGCTCGAGGGCCGGCTCTTCCGCATCTCCTTTTCCGGCGAGCTCGCCTACGAGCTTGGCGTACCCGCCGCCTATGGCGAGTTCGTTGCCGATGCCATTATGCAGGCGGGTCGGAAGCATGGTATCTGCGCCTATGGCGCCGAAGCGCTCGGCGTCATGCGCATCGAGAAGGGCCACGTCACCCATGCAGAGATCAACGGCACGGTAACACCAGGCGATCTTGGCTTTGGTCGCATGGTTTCGACCACGAAACCCGATTTCATCGGCAAAGCGATGCTCGCGCGCGAAGGCCTGCAGGCGCCCGACCGGCCTCGCCTCGTCGGTGTCAAACCGTTGGACCCTGCGACCAGCTTCCGCACCGGTGCGCATATTCTGGCGGAAGGTGCTGCCGCAACGCTCGAAAACGATCAGGGCTATGTCACCTCGAGCGCCTTTTCCCCCAATCTCGGCCATACGATCGGGCTCGCACTCATCAAGAATGGGCCGGAGCGTATCGGCGAGAAGATCGTCGTCTGGAATGGCCTTAGAAACGAATACACGGATGCGGTGATCTGCAGTCCCGTCTTCATCGACCCTCAGAACGAGAAACTCCATGCCTGA
- a CDS encoding sarcosine oxidase subunit gamma, with the protein MPDLPTSKPVLAGKAVLQGETIRLEALPEGHLLHVMGTTTSEELAAHLAAAGVEDSSVRPAGYRQWFIAGSEQLAGSQERALADALAGRAFISDQSHGRIRIRISGSSAARMLNRGTAVDLHPANFPEGSSAMTLFGHISVQLTRLGMEDFELIVLRSFAESLYEELETLAAAMSELIGTLPSPAEQPLK; encoded by the coding sequence ATGCCTGATTTGCCGACATCGAAGCCGGTCCTCGCCGGCAAGGCCGTTCTACAAGGTGAGACCATCCGGCTTGAAGCCTTGCCTGAGGGCCATCTACTGCATGTAATGGGCACGACGACGAGCGAAGAGCTTGCGGCGCATCTTGCAGCAGCCGGCGTCGAGGACAGCTCCGTGCGTCCGGCCGGATACCGGCAATGGTTCATCGCCGGCAGCGAGCAGCTCGCCGGCTCCCAAGAGCGGGCGCTTGCGGACGCTCTGGCGGGCAGAGCTTTCATCTCCGATCAAAGCCATGGGCGCATCCGTATCCGCATCTCAGGATCGAGCGCTGCCCGGATGCTCAACAGGGGTACTGCTGTCGACCTGCATCCAGCGAACTTCCCGGAGGGAAGCAGCGCCATGACGCTCTTCGGCCATATCTCCGTGCAGCTCACGCGCCTGGGCATGGAGGATTTCGAACTGATTGTCCTGCGCAGCTTTGCGGAATCGCTGTATGAAGAGCTCGAAACGCTGGCCGCAGCCATGTCAGAGCTGATCGGCACGCTGCCGTCTCCGGCAGAGCAACCCCTCAAATAA
- a CDS encoding TetR/AcrR family transcriptional regulator, whose translation MMTKAKTDMHEALMTAAKATIQARGYNALSFRELAKEVGIKSASVHYHFPTKGDLGAALARRYTEDGATYLTELLAAPEDATWCMDRYTEIFRSALANDNRMCLCGIMSAELDDLPTEVRTEVDKFAAMNVGWLAKVLSRARPSARDQDLQEHAMAIFAAIEGAQLIARGCRDIGIYDRTIRAYRATGFIP comes from the coding sequence ATGATGACTAAAGCCAAAACTGATATGCACGAGGCGCTAATGACCGCGGCAAAGGCGACGATACAGGCGCGCGGCTACAATGCGCTCAGCTTTCGCGAGCTGGCGAAAGAGGTCGGGATCAAAAGCGCCAGCGTGCACTACCATTTTCCCACCAAGGGCGACCTCGGCGCAGCATTGGCCCGCCGCTACACCGAAGATGGGGCGACCTATCTGACGGAGCTGCTGGCGGCGCCCGAAGACGCGACCTGGTGCATGGACAGATATACCGAGATCTTTCGCTCGGCTCTGGCCAACGACAATCGCATGTGCTTGTGCGGCATCATGAGCGCGGAACTTGATGATCTTCCCACGGAGGTTCGGACGGAGGTCGACAAATTCGCCGCCATGAACGTCGGTTGGCTGGCCAAGGTGCTCTCGCGGGCCAGGCCTTCCGCACGGGACCAGGACCTGCAGGAGCACGCGATGGCGATCTTCGCAGCCATCGAGGGGGCTCAACTGATCGCGCGCGGTTGCCGGGATATTGGCATCTATGACCGAACGATCCGGGCCTATCGGGCGACTGGTTTTATCCCGTGA
- a CDS encoding glutathione S-transferase family protein codes for MKIFDRPGFPNPARIRIVLAEKGLEPQIEFISVDLIAAEHKQPAFLEKNPSGVLPVLQLEDGTYISEATAITEYLDNLDGDPRLTGKTPKEKAVIHMMQKRAETELLDAVGNYFHHATPGLGDALQVFKSPEWAGRQDWGNRQRDKALAGMGYFDTVLQDHPFVAGDVFSMADITVFAGLMFADAAGIAVPEDYSALNAWRAKVSELPSVKNRSGQMFVSEDLRRLGF; via the coding sequence ATGAAAATCTTCGATCGCCCCGGCTTTCCCAATCCCGCCCGCATCCGCATCGTGCTCGCCGAGAAGGGTCTTGAACCACAGATCGAATTCATCTCCGTCGACCTCATCGCCGCCGAACACAAGCAGCCAGCCTTCCTCGAAAAGAACCCTTCCGGCGTGCTGCCGGTGCTCCAGCTCGAGGACGGCACCTACATCAGTGAAGCTACCGCCATCACCGAATATCTCGACAATCTCGACGGCGATCCACGGCTCACCGGTAAGACACCAAAGGAAAAAGCCGTCATTCATATGATGCAGAAGCGGGCCGAGACCGAACTGCTCGACGCCGTTGGCAACTATTTCCACCACGCAACGCCCGGCCTCGGCGACGCGTTGCAAGTGTTCAAGAGCCCTGAATGGGCCGGCCGTCAGGACTGGGGCAACCGCCAGCGCGACAAGGCGCTCGCCGGCATGGGGTATTTCGACACGGTGCTGCAGGACCATCCTTTCGTTGCCGGCGATGTGTTCTCAATGGCCGACATCACTGTGTTTGCCGGACTGATGTTCGCCGATGCCGCCGGCATCGCCGTGCCGGAGGATTATTCCGCGCTGAACGCCTGGCGCGCGAAAGTCTCAGAGCTGCCGAGCGTCAAGAATCGCAGCGGCCAGATGTTCGTCTCTGAGGACCTGCGGAGGCTCGGCTTCTAA
- a CDS encoding DUF2568 domain-containing protein: protein MLVMRAVKAPLSVQASWKRKGRSYCATVLSDQRFPDPTPPAACGCSGPQAAIHCRLKRDKVIRQAVATFWGKFLSPKRRYEVGPAGRLILEAGIFLITALILNHLGWPTLAIALVVVAAANRIALALIP from the coding sequence ATGCTTGTCATGCGGGCCGTCAAAGCCCCGCTATCCGTTCAGGCCTCATGGAAAAGAAAGGGGCGATCCTATTGCGCAACGGTTCTTTCAGACCAGCGGTTTCCCGATCCCACCCCTCCCGCCGCCTGTGGGTGTTCAGGTCCACAGGCGGCAATCCATTGTCGCCTAAAACGAGACAAAGTCATAAGACAAGCAGTTGCCACTTTTTGGGGTAAATTCCTTTCCCCGAAGCGGAGATACGAGGTTGGCCCGGCCGGCCGGCTCATTCTCGAAGCTGGCATTTTCTTGATCACAGCCTTGATTTTGAATCACCTCGGTTGGCCAACGCTGGCGATCGCGCTGGTCGTCGTCGCAGCTGCCAATCGGATTGCCCTTGCGCTCATTCCATGA
- a CDS encoding IS110 family transposase translates to MADTIARTLGIDISKDRLDVHLLPDGIDKQFLNDAKGLRTLIRWLSPYAPTRIVFEATGAYHRRLERMLATANLPGVKVNPQRLRAFAKACGRLAKTDRIDASVMARFGAVMAPDIRPIRSQALDLLAELLTARRALVKDRSALLHRQKQLTIPLLQRQAEQRLRQVEAQIEAVDAESRRLIAAEPQLQHRFDILTSIPGIGATCAMALIADMPELGTLANKQAASLAGLAPIVRQSGQWRGKSFIQGGRTQLRRALYMPALVAIRFNPDLKSKYQQLTATGKAAKAAITAIMRKLIVLANALIREDRFWTPQQA, encoded by the coding sequence ATGGCTGACACGATAGCACGAACCCTCGGTATCGACATCTCGAAAGATCGCCTCGATGTCCATCTCCTGCCGGATGGCATCGACAAGCAGTTCCTCAACGACGCCAAAGGGCTGCGGACATTGATCCGCTGGCTGTCGCCCTACGCGCCCACCCGCATTGTCTTCGAGGCGACCGGCGCCTACCATCGGCGCCTCGAACGCATGCTGGCAACGGCGAACCTACCTGGCGTCAAGGTGAACCCGCAGCGCCTGCGCGCCTTCGCCAAAGCCTGTGGCCGGCTGGCCAAGACGGATCGCATCGACGCCAGCGTCATGGCTCGGTTCGGCGCAGTGATGGCCCCGGACATCCGGCCGATCCGCAGCCAGGCGCTTGATCTTCTGGCCGAATTGCTGACCGCGCGTCGCGCTCTCGTCAAGGACCGCAGCGCTCTGCTGCATCGGCAGAAGCAACTGACCATCCCCCTGCTGCAGCGCCAGGCCGAGCAGCGGCTGCGGCAGGTCGAGGCTCAAATCGAGGCCGTCGATGCCGAGAGCCGTCGGTTGATCGCCGCCGAGCCGCAATTGCAGCACCGCTTCGACATTCTCACCAGCATTCCGGGCATCGGCGCAACCTGCGCCATGGCGCTGATTGCCGACATGCCGGAACTCGGAACGTTGGCCAACAAACAGGCCGCCAGTCTCGCCGGTCTCGCGCCCATCGTGCGACAGTCCGGCCAATGGAGGGGCAAAAGCTTCATTCAAGGCGGAAGGACCCAGCTTCGGCGCGCCCTCTATATGCCGGCCCTCGTCGCCATCCGCTTCAATCCCGACCTCAAGAGCAAATACCAGCAACTCACCGCAACCGGAAAAGCCGCTAAGGCGGCCATCACCGCCATCATGCGAAAGCTAATCGTCCTCGCAAACGCACTCATCCGGGAGGATCGCTTTTGGACGCCTCAGCAAGCTTGA
- a CDS encoding DUF1236 domain-containing protein: MKTRLVVSMAAFGLLAGSALAQSSTVTGAAGGAVTGAVVGGPVGAAVGGVAGAIAGTAIDPPPEKVVTYVQEQPLPPSEAVVQDQIVVGRALPETVVVTPVPDNPTYAYAVVNHKRVIVQPKTRTVVRILE, from the coding sequence ATGAAAACGAGACTTGTCGTTTCAATGGCCGCCTTCGGCCTTCTGGCTGGTTCAGCCCTCGCGCAGTCTTCCACCGTAACCGGCGCTGCCGGCGGTGCGGTGACAGGAGCAGTAGTAGGCGGCCCTGTCGGCGCTGCAGTCGGAGGTGTCGCCGGTGCGATTGCTGGCACCGCGATCGATCCACCGCCAGAGAAAGTGGTCACTTACGTTCAGGAGCAGCCCCTGCCTCCATCCGAGGCGGTCGTCCAGGACCAGATCGTTGTCGGCCGCGCGCTCCCAGAGACGGTTGTCGTCACACCGGTCCCGGACAACCCGACCTATGCCTACGCTGTTGTGAACCACAAACGTGTCATTGTCCAACCGAAGACACGCACGGTTGTTCGCATCCTCGAATAA